The window TTTGTGAGACCATTCTGATGTAGAGCATAAAGTTATATACTCATCGTATACAGGGCTCCCCTCCTTTCTTAACGACGTTTTATCTGCTCATAAGAAAAAACCCTCCAAATGTAGTTTAATATCAGCTTTGTTTGTGTTTTGGCTGTGAGCTCATAAGCTTCTTAAAGCTTAGAAGCAGAAGAAATTAGTTACATGACAATCGCATCTCACAAAACTCTTTTATGGACTGGAGTTCTATCTGACTGACGAAGAAATTGTGCTTCATGTCATAAGTGCAACAACACTAATACCGTTATGCTTATTGCAATACCTATAAAGACCCAAAACTGACTCCTAGGATGTCAACTCAAGTTAGTTTTATTGCTTAGATGCAGAAAAAATACACGACAATTTTGAAATACTCAAAGTTGCTGAGTTTTAAGGCCAGTTGCAAAGTTCTACTAATATTTATTATCTGTAAACAAATAAGGAGCTTATATATTTTGCTTCTGACCTTGAAATTCAATTGACTGCACGAGAGATTCTGAATAACAAGCACTATGCTAATATTTGGCGTCTGAATTTTAGAGTTCTTTGGAGATGCAATATAGTTACTAAAGAACAGGTTTTCAAGCGCCCATTACCAGAAAGCTTCCATTTGGCATTTCTTCCTTCCTTACTCATCTGTTGCCTGGGCATCTGCTTAGACTGAGGTGTTTCCCAAAACCCTCAAGGTCCAAGCTTTACATCTCCCATGCACTAATGTAAGTGATAAGGCGGTGTTTGCCTAACAGAATTGGCTTCTGTTATGAATCTTCAATTAATGGTTTGCTAGCCCCAAGTCCATGATTTCTTGTTGTCCAGTATTACTTGCAACTTTTTCTTTTGGTTCTTGGATGTGCGATTTCATATCGATAGATGTTGTTAATACTTCTCTCTTTTTGCTACAATTCTAGGACAAGCATTGGACAAACCTGTTCAGATAGCAAGAAAGTTCTCAGAGCAGCATACTTTGAAGAAGGGAGATATGGTGAAAGAAGGAACTTCAGTTGTTCTAGAGGTTTTCCCATgtccattttattttttaaatctcgGGCTATTAATTTTTACAATATTATGATTAGAAGTGATACTAAATTACAGTTTGTAGCCCCTCAATTTAAAGTAATCAATTGTTTTTGACTTTTCAAAGTCATCATATAGCAAGGGTAAAAACCATTTCAACATATTGTATACAATTTAAGTATAAAAGTTTGCAAGTATTTGAAGCGTATTGTCAAAGATCTGCAATGGCCGAGTTTTTATACCCTGCCTTGGTACATAAATGATCCCATTTTACACAAATCATGGCGCTATGTGTTTCATTGTCTGTCACTATATGTTTTCTGCTAGACCATTGGTTATTTTCTGAAAGCCGTTATTATTGCACAGTTTCTCACTAGAATTTTCCGATATATAATCAGAAAAAAGATTTTGCAGTTCCAAGGAGAAAGGCGATGGCCCTGATATTCTCAAGTTTAGTGCTCTCAAATTATGAATTGCCCAAAGTTGCATATGCTCAATCTACTGAGTTCAGGGAATATATTGACACCTTTGACGGCTATTCCTTTATGTATCCTCGAAACTGGATTCAAGTGCGTGGTGCTGGTGCTGACATATTTTTCAGGGATCCTCTTGTTTTAGATGAAAATCTCTCAATGAACATATCATCTCCTTCATCGTCTGCGTACAAAAGTGTAGAAGATTTGGGTCCACCAGAAAAAGCTGGAAAGGGAGTCCTTAGACAATATTTGACTGAATTTATGTCCACCAGACTTGGTGTCAGACGTGAATCAAGTGTTCTTTCTACTTCGTCCAGGGTAGCTGATGATGGGAAGCTGTATTATGAAGTTGAGGTAAAATATTACTCCGCATTTTGCTAGTTATGAATGGTTTTCGGGTCCTTTCGCTTTCTGATGATAAAGGCGTCTAGATATACGTGACTTAGTTTTCATGTTGTTCGTACATAAGTTGTATCATGCCTATTGAGGGGAGAATAGGTCCCAGTTTTTTCTTCTCCTCCCGGTTTTAACCATTTGGTATCCAAAGCCCATTGGCCCGACTAATTCTAATTCATGCTAGGTAGGCCCGCTAAGGAGGGTATACTGCTCCATACTTGAAAGTTTTATGTTCCTAGGGTATGGTTTGGATCCTAACCAGTGGCGAAACCAGTAATTTactcaagggtgttcaaacttgaaagaaatgaaaaaaattctCCAAGAAAGAGTgctcaatatatgttatatacctctaaaatctaatattttacctatatatgcAGTGTAATTTTACGAtgaagggtggtcagttgaccatCCTTTATAACATGTAGCTTCGCCCATGATCCTAGCCATACCACCAAACCTTGGTGATTAATAGCTTCCTGTTATAGCTTCATTCTTCTTAGTTGATATGTTTTACATTTTTTTCCCAGTGTATTTCTGGATTCTAATACCAGATTCTGTCATGCTGTGATGAGTAGGTGAATATCAAGTCATATGCTAACAATAATGAGTTGGCTGTAATGCCACAAGATCGAGTTGCTCGTCTGGAATGGGATAGGCGATACCTTTCAGTTCTTGGAGTGGAAAACAACCGTTTATATGAGTTGAGAATACAAACACCTGAAAAAACCTTTGCAGATGAGGAAAGTGACATTCGTGCAATTATGGATTCCTTCCGAGTAAACAAGATTGAAGTTTGATAGAccttttattcaaaaagaaacgTTTCGACAGCCAATTATTCAAGATTCGATTTGATCACATGAGAACATTGACGCCTGTTTAGTCATTGGTTTTATTTCAGTTTCTTATTCATGGCTTTTATCTGGTTTGCTGTCTGTTGCTTCTGGTCTTTATTTTATGTCCTAACGTTACTTTTCCCTTGTCTGGGAAATCAaagcaaaaaatatattttgatccATAAATTTCATACATAAAACAGTGGATGAATATTCGCTCCAAGTGCATCAACAGAAAGGAAATAATGCCTACAATTCCACAATCCACTGCTGGGGATTCAGTTAAAGTTTGTGCCGACAGTAAAAAGACTACATAAAAGTATTACCTGAGTTAAAAGTAAAATACTTTTAATCCATTCTGCTTGAATTGTTAGAAAGAAAAGGAGAGGAAAACAGGGTGAGCAGTGATAATCTTTTGATTTTGGATTGGAGAAAAAGATGGCTGTCATTTGATAATAGGGAGTATCTGAACGGAGAATCTGTCTTCTGTTGTATTTTGGTATTTCAAAAGTTTTATCAGAAGGGGTCTCTTTTCCTTGCAGAAATACTCATTAATGGAGTATTTGTCTTGTGATCAAAGTCGTACAGTTGAAAACTAGAAAATACTATCTATGTCACCATTTTATGGTGGCTACTTTTTAAGGACAGCTCAGCACTATAGAAGCTAATCAGATTATTCATACGAAATTTTGATACAAGATAACACAAAAAGCTTTATAAAAATGAGCCTGTCCAGCATCTATTCTTTCAATTTCTTTCAAGATTGGAGGAATACTGTGACATAGAGCACGTCACGTTGCTAGAGAATAGAACGCGACAAGGTGATGAATAGACAGATTCTAAAATGATATAAGCAGCTTCAGCAATTTCCCATGGCAAAATAGGCAATTGATATCATCATCTCACGGATAAAGATAGACCGAATTAGTTTTCCCACACATATacagaaggaaaaaaagaagctGGTGATGCCTAGAGTTCCTTAAATTCTGGGGCTATCAGTGACAACATTATGGAGCAATCTAGATACTGTTATGCACCACTTATTGATGTTGGTTAACTGGTGATGCAAACAGTGAAAATCTTGTTAACTTTATTCAAGTACTAACACTTTGCACAAAAAAAATGACAGTCAAATATTCATGATCAGAGTAACTTTGCTTTCTAAACAGATGAATTGAGTTGCTATATTAATAATACTACTATTATTTACAAGTAAAAACTGAACATAATTCCACTACACAAAGGAGGAGCTGGTTCACTGTTCAAAGACTGAAAGACCAATTAGTTGCTTGGAGATTCATAGAGCAAGTGATAGTGGATAACCATCAAAAAGTAAAAGTATATGCACCACTTATTGATGTTGGTTAACTGGACGAGTTGATGTACTCTCCAATGATTGACCCCCCATATCTCTTGTCTTGGACTCCTATGAGCTTTTGCCAAACAGTTCTTGTCTGTAATGAAGGGAAGCAAATCTACAATTTTTAGTGTTTTCCCAAGTAATAAAAAATACTTACTCTGGTGACAAATCCACGTCAAGAGAGCTAAAGAGGGTATAGTGAAAAGCATCATCCAAGTTGGTGTTGAGAGAACTATGATTTTCCTCATCTACTACTTCTGAGTGGTCCCCTTCATCATCTCTTCTCCCAAAAGACTTCAACTTTTTTCTACAACATAATTTGAGTTGGTCTTCCAAGATACTCCTTTCTGATTCATGCTTAAGTACAAGCCATTGTAATGATTGGATTACTTCTTGGTCATGTAATTGCTTCTCCTCAGCCAACCTTTTATATTGATTTGCTTCCATTTCAACCAAACTCTTTTCATTCTGTAGCCGCAAAATCATTGCCATTGTTTCCTcagctgctgttgctgctgccatTCTCTCCTTCTCAAGTTCCAAAGAAGCAGCATTTGCTCTCTGCCTCTCAATCTTAACCATTTTTCTCAGTGACAAAACATCAAACAATTTATCTTCATCACAACActcttgttcatcatcattcAATTCATCGTCTGAAACACACTTCACTTTTTCCTCTTCTAATAACCCATTCTTGCAAAATTTCATCTTTGCACTGCATTTCTCATCAAAATCATTTTTTGAGCAATACCCATTTCTCAATTCACCTGATTTTCCACAAAAATCACAAAGAAAACGGTTCCAACCTTTGCAATACCAACTAAACTGCAAGACCCTTAACCCCAAACCGAACAACAAGAACAAGCCCAAAACCTTATACACTTGCCCAAACCACCCAAATACCAGAAACCCAAACCCAAAATCAGCATTCAGACACAAATGCTTCAGCCCTTCAACACAGTCCATTAAAAATAAATCCAGAAAATAACCCAGAAATCTTTTATTAAAGTCAAAGACTGCGCacaaaatgaacaaaaaacaTACAAGACGCATAATCTGCATGTGGGTCTCAAAGTTTTAAATGCCACTGTTTGTATATACCAATAACCCaatccaaaattaaaaaaaaaaatgcaagcGCAAAGAACTATGAATAACACTTCTTTTTTGGCTTCGAGATATGGGTTTTTGTTGCTGAATAGTATAGACTAGACTATAGAATAGAATGAGTGAAAAAAGACGAGTGTAAATTTGGGTATGGAAAGGAGGAGGAGAAGATGAGTAGATAGGAGAATGACTATTGGGAAGTGAGAAATAAAGGTGAAGAGATCGAGGGACAAGGCAGCCATCACTCAGTTTTATAAGTCAGCAACGGACTGAAAGATTGCTGAATAATGCCGCATGATACGGCCACGATGCTACGTTTCGTTGTACTTTTTCGTAATTTACTATAGCGTACCATGTCTCTGCAGTGTTCTATGCGGGGGCAATTAGAAGGTTACTATAATCCTATGTTGTTAGAATTATTTCTAGATTACCAAAATATCCATTTTAATCCGTTGTATTAGTTTTTTTCCTAATCTTTTAGATATgaatttcatttcatttattttttagATATTCATTGTATTAGTTCTTCATTTCGggatttttttttggataaaGCACATTCTTCTGTGTTCTGATTTCTGGGTTCGTTGTTGTCGTCGTTGTTGTATAAAACACTATGGAGCTATTAAAACATAATAATCATGCTGTTATTTATTAAATATGATGTTAAGTCACAGATAAATATTACTCCTATGATATATCATATAAAATGTTTGAGGGACGTTTATGTTATTACAAGAAGatatcaaaataaataaatttaaaagagGAAATTTGACATTCCTCTTCCCCATGAGTTCTCCCAAAAAAAAACTTTAATAAGCATATGTGAAGTTTGTTttcatgaaaaaaatgaaaatgaacaCGGAGATTAATTGCTTTATCTGATTTGATGAAGGAAAAAAAGCGTGAAAACATTGTTGATTATGCAAGATGGATGAAATGAAGTGACCGTTAGTTTGTTGTTTGCCTAAGCTTATAACCGTATCAAATTCATTTACACatgaaaagaaatacagaaatataTGCAACAGCATATTTAATTATTATAATGATAAAAACAGAATATCTGTCAGAAGTTAATATAAAATCTCTAACGGAATATCTGTCAGAAGTTAACATAGTGTCAAACATTATTGTTTGCCGGACTGGTATGCCCCAAAAAAATATTAGAGTGCTTATTTAAAGAAGAAAAAGTTTTACTGTACTTCAATTATCAAAATTGCATTCAAACTCAAATCATTGGTTATATGGTTGTTTCTGAAActatttaaatgaatttcagtcTCAAATAAATTTACTTGGATTTCACAAACTAACTTTAGGGATACTGTTAATATTATCTTTTTCTCTATATCTTTAGGTTCTTTAGAAAATTATCTTTTTTTCGTCAATAGTAGTTTGACTtgccttcttcttttttcttttagatAATTTCGTTCTACCTTTCATTGAAAGAAgtgtaaatattaaattatttgagTGCCAAATTTGTTTAGAAGTAAGTCACAAGGGTGTGTGGAAACAATGTCCATAGCTTCGTATACACTTGAAGGACGGTAAACAAGAAATTCAGTGCCATACTATAAAAGCACGAGAAATAGGTACTTTTGAGGTTAGATCCCAAAGTTTTTTCActactcaaaagtcaaaagttATGAGCTTCTTTAAGAGCAACTGTAAATGTTGTCATCAGAAACAAAGGCAGCTGGAATTGGGACATTCCCATGGAATAAAAGAGGTTTGATTGTTGGTGTTTTG of the Nicotiana tabacum cultivar K326 chromosome 7, ASM71507v2, whole genome shotgun sequence genome contains:
- the LOC107791369 gene encoding protein FLOURY 1-like; the encoded protein is MQIMRLVCFLFILCAVFDFNKRFLGYFLDLFLMDCVEGLKHLCLNADFGFGFLVFGWFGQVYKVLGLFLLFGLGLRVLQFSWYCKGWNRFLCDFCGKSGELRNGYCSKNDFDEKCSAKMKFCKNGLLEEEKVKCVSDDELNDDEQECCDEDKLFDVLSLRKMVKIERQRANAASLELEKERMAAATAAEETMAMILRLQNEKSLVEMEANQYKRLAEEKQLHDQEVIQSLQWLVLKHESERSILEDQLKLCCRKKLKSFGRRDDEGDHSEVVDEENHSSLNTNLDDAFHYTLFSSLDVDLSPE
- the LOC107791372 gene encoding psbP domain-containing protein 1, chloroplastic; translated protein: MQCGLDRILIVFPQPHPYSYSCCSKSVHYPPFFVRSSKLGSLSFYRLGKPRKGNPFSSPMRILQASTSYSVGFGILSISTRPKSFTQRHSTIAAGQALDKPVQIARKFSEQHTLKKGDMVKEGTSVVLEKKDFAVPRRKAMALIFSSLVLSNYELPKVAYAQSTEFREYIDTFDGYSFMYPRNWIQVRGAGADIFFRDPLVLDENLSMNISSPSSSAYKSVEDLGPPEKAGKGVLRQYLTEFMSTRLGVRRESSVLSTSSRVADDGKLYYEVEVNIKSYANNNELAVMPQDRVARLEWDRRYLSVLGVENNRLYELRIQTPEKTFADEESDIRAIMDSFRVNKIEV